In Theileria parva strain Muguga chromosome 4 map unlocalized ctg_529, whole genome shotgun sequence, one DNA window encodes the following:
- a CDS encoding Tpr-like protein — protein MGLKHKEIHRHFQFLSENPFTYEFIAGFLAFAMYIPEQVVSVSSRHLAVAFNIPKETTGIYFSKLFSLRALVLLLGSLAVYIFKWFISDDNIFFTLLFYTLLIVSRVIILVLLYFCKNLALGFYNIFILESLFLGLFQLTFFTLTPEYVSLLSLCFKISKISVFLIQLSMDFTTYNSPFLMVKIHFFIIFVISFFSIFMWFFYCINYTNFKRKPIQSTQTNEAIDNSYKYTVNGSKSKVIEIVSNDGNLGPEPGFFRQLRNSISPFLMCLISIMLKNTISPGILPYALLDRDKCHKINMAIIPMGLLGAFAIHFLKVKVKSINEKWTWRWHLMWIFIIPCVVIFIITFAALHSDGALSNAIINSQKSVLWMAVFFFFCFAFVESLGYLGVVSNVKHNGKVYGNGLKVVSTNQFSGYVTGFLFYKISVGYNVTRSFATIPPEVTGSFIRFLYWIRESLHGAFSDFIKDFQMNIKEYI, from the coding sequence ATGGGTTTAAAACATAAGGAAATCCACAGACACTTTCAATTCCTTAGCGAAAATCCATTCACCTATGAATTTATAGCTGGATTTCTCGCTTTCGCTATGTATATACCTGAACAGGTAGTTTCAGTGAGTTCCAGACATCTCGCCGTCGCCTTTAACATACCAAAGGAAACTACAGGTATATATTTTAGCAAGTTGTTCAGTCTTCGTGCCCTTGTGTTGCTATTAGGATCTTTAGCAgtgtatatttttaaatggtTCATAAGCGACGataacatatttttcaCGTTGCttttttatacattattaattgtatCGAGAGTTATCATTCTTGTGTTGTTGTACTTTTGCAAGAATCTGGCTCTGGGattttataacattttcaTCTTAGAGTCACTCTTCCTAGGTCTATTCCAACTCACCTTCTTCACTCTGACGCCAGAGTATGTATCATTATTAAGTCTTTgctttaaaatatcaaagATTTCTGTATTTCTAATTCAGCTGAGTATGGACTTCACAACATACAATAGTCCATTCCTAATGGTGAAGATACactttttcattatttttgtCATTTCATTCTTTTCCATCTTCATGTGGTTCTTCTACTGTATAAATTACACTAATTTCAAACGCAAGCCAATACAATCAACCCAAACTAATGAAGCTATTGATAATTCATACAAATATACAGTTAATGGTTCAAAAAGTAAGGTCATTGAAATTGTATCAAATGATGGCAACCTGGGCCCAGAACCAGGCTTTTTTAGGCAGTTGAGAAACAGCATCTCACCTTTCTTGATGTGTCTAATCTCAATTATGCTAAAGAATACAATATCGCCTGGAATTCTCCCATATGCACTCCTGGATAGGGATAAGTGCCACAAAATCAATATGGCCATCATCCCAATGGGACTCCTGGGGGCATTTGCTATACACtttttaaaagttaaagTGAAGTCAATCAATGAAAAATGGACCTGGCGATGGCACTTAATGTGGATTTTCATCATCCCCTGTgtagtaatatttataataaccTTCGCAGCACTCCACTCAGATGGAGCTCTTTCCAACGCCATTATAAACTCACAAAAATCGGTTTTATGGATGGCGGTATTTTTCTTCTTCTGTTTCGCGTTTGTCGAATCGCTGGGTTATCTTGGAGTTGTCTCCAACGTTAAGCATAATGGAAAAGTCTATGGAAACGGACTTAAAGTGGTCTCGACGAACCAATTCTCCGGTTATGTGACTGGGTTCTTGTTTTATAAAATCTCTGTAGGATATAATGTTACGCGTTCCTTCGCAACAATTCCTCCAGAAGTTACCGGATCTTTCATTAGGTTCCTATACTGGATTCGGGAATCTTTACACGGAGCGTTCAGCGACTTTATAAAGGATTTCCAAATGAACATCAAGGAATACATTTAG